Proteins co-encoded in one Christiangramia fulva genomic window:
- a CDS encoding methylglyoxal synthase, which produces MKTIAIIAHDGKKPEMVQFLNENQEILHSKNINIIATGTTGAKTEAAGYKVEKLLSGPLGGDAQIAARIAEGLVDMVIFFRDPLDKHPHEPDIFMLMRLCDVHNVPLATNPATAKLLIKGLV; this is translated from the coding sequence ATGAAAACTATAGCGATCATAGCCCACGATGGCAAAAAGCCTGAAATGGTCCAGTTTCTGAATGAAAATCAGGAGATTCTTCATTCTAAAAATATCAACATTATTGCAACGGGAACCACGGGAGCCAAAACCGAAGCAGCAGGTTACAAGGTAGAAAAATTACTTTCCGGGCCGCTCGGTGGTGATGCCCAAATAGCTGCTCGAATTGCTGAAGGGCTGGTAGATATGGTGATTTTTTTCCGGGATCCTTTAGACAAGCACCCTCATGAACCGGATATCTTTATGCTTATGAGGCTCTGCGACGTGCATAACGTGCCGCTGGCAACAAATCCCGCCACCGCTAAATTATTGATAAAAGGCCTGGTATAA
- the pfkA gene encoding 6-phosphofructokinase gives MSKRLRKIGVMTSGGDSPGMNAAIRAVVRACAYYHIDCVGYYRGFQGMINGESVELNARSVRNIINLGGTILQSARSKEFMTEEGRSRAAENLKKDEVDAMILIGGDGTFRGGLALSEEHGIQVMGVPGTIDNDIYGTNYTIGYDTALNTVVEAIDKIRDTASSHNRLFFVEVMGRDAGFIALTSGIGAGAEEILIPEENLGLERLLNSLEHSRRAGKTSSIVVVSEGDKIGKNVFELADYVRENLPYYDARVTVLGHIQRGGRPSCFDRVLASRLSVKAVELLLDGQKNLMVGLINNDIESCSLEKALKGKHTINKDLLRISEILST, from the coding sequence ATGAGCAAAAGACTTAGAAAAATAGGTGTGATGACCTCCGGCGGGGATTCACCGGGAATGAACGCTGCGATAAGGGCTGTTGTTAGAGCCTGCGCTTACTACCATATTGACTGCGTGGGTTATTATCGCGGATTCCAGGGAATGATAAATGGCGAGTCTGTGGAACTGAATGCGAGAAGCGTGCGAAATATTATCAACCTCGGAGGCACCATTTTACAATCTGCGAGATCAAAAGAATTTATGACCGAAGAAGGCCGTAGCCGGGCCGCTGAAAATCTTAAAAAAGATGAAGTCGACGCGATGATCCTAATTGGTGGAGATGGTACTTTTCGCGGCGGACTTGCTCTAAGCGAAGAACATGGCATTCAGGTGATGGGCGTTCCCGGCACAATTGATAATGATATTTACGGAACCAATTATACCATTGGCTACGACACGGCGCTCAATACAGTGGTTGAAGCGATTGATAAGATCAGGGATACGGCAAGTTCTCATAACCGTTTGTTTTTTGTGGAAGTGATGGGGCGCGATGCCGGTTTTATTGCTCTTACCAGCGGAATTGGCGCCGGAGCAGAAGAAATTCTTATTCCTGAAGAAAATCTCGGTCTGGAAAGACTTCTTAATTCCCTCGAGCACAGCCGCAGGGCAGGGAAGACCTCTAGTATCGTGGTAGTTTCTGAAGGTGATAAAATTGGAAAAAATGTTTTTGAACTTGCAGATTATGTTCGCGAAAACCTGCCGTATTACGATGCCCGCGTTACCGTTCTGGGACATATCCAAAGGGGAGGCCGTCCTTCCTGTTTTGACAGGGTGCTGGCTAGCCGATTATCGGTGAAAGCAGTGGAACTTTTGCTGGACGGACAGAAAAACCTGATGGTGGGGCTTATCAATAACGATATAGAATCCTGCAGCCTTGAAAAAGCCCTGAAAGGAAAACATACGATCAATAAAGATCTTTTAAGAATTTCTGAAATACTCTCGACCTAA
- a CDS encoding translocation/assembly module TamB domain-containing protein, protein MFFIILLIVFSIPAVQTSVAKKLTDSLRENNDVNISIGRVKLGYSGNILLKDIYVEDHHEDTLFTAREIKTSILSIRNLINNSPNLGNTRIEGLNMKMRRYEGEDRDNLGVLIHKLKKEPSGEAAPFKLNARNVQIVDSRYSYYDENLDKEDVLVIDSLNIYANELQINDENIDIDIGKLSGYEHRGLEIENLSTQFHYDPQSMRLVDMQLKTPGSFVDADLHFNYNSGDFSDFENLVQVNADFRESKISSNDLQAFYDGFGDDEMITFKTKLSGTLNNFLLENLEMHGMDRSSVEGVLRVKGSFSKDPKDFLLDGDFADLNSNYYDLINLLPGPLKGKLPETLTDFGNLNLKGKTVVSNSSLDADVVVTTQLGSADADFILENFNSDTNAHYKGKLIFKDFNIGRLLDKEKLGKTSFNIDFDGKGFDRENLNTQLQGRIAKIRFNGYTYSDIRVIGTLKNPVFNGHLVSRDPNLEMEFNGLADLSQDINNYDFEASVQYADLNALNFVSRDSTAIFKGDVIMNMKGTSIDDAYGSIYLLNTSYKNENNLYYFEDLSISSSFEGPVRTIKISSPDVINGQITGVFKLSEVPNLFENSLGSIYTNYQPKTTTRNQYMEFDFDIYNQIVEVFFPEIHLAPNTFLKGRVESNESEFKLTFKSPRIDLFGNMAENINLQVDNTSPIYNTYFEADSVATDLYNFSEFSFINVTQRDTLYIRSEFRGGKKNNDVFNLNLFHTINENGKSVVGIQKSDFKFQDNVWYVNESNNKNNKIVFDNQFRNFTIHSLVMKHENEEIRLSGTKRDSTYKNFKMEFDNVDIAKITPDIDSLAFAGTLNGDLDILQENGAYYPNTRMTIDSLNVNDIYLGNLKMNVEGNENLTNYAVNAVLRNKDVEALSALGDINVSGKEPSIDLEVNLNRLNLAAFSPLGKDVLSDIRGFASGRAFVNGNYKNPNFSGSLQLNQAGLKIPYLNVDLNFQQNAEVDLTKQQFVFDDITLIDTKYKTKGKLNGTISHKNFSEWFLDLKLSTDRLLVLDTDKDEDALYYGTAFIDGEASINGPTDQLVLEVNAQTERGTVFKIPLNDTESVGDNSFIHFLTEEEKAAKLAGKEIVIPEVKGLEMFFDLDITKDAEVEVVIDQTSGSTLRGRGAGSLLLEINTNGKFNMWGDFIVYEGVYNFKYAGLVQKVFKVESGGSINWDGDPLEAQLDVSAVYSLNANPAVLLENPSVNRKLPVDVVINLQGQIEQPDITFDIDFPNASSTVKSELEYRIDDRASKELQALFLLTQGVFYSEFGLRGTAIYGTLAERASSIVNDIFSDEDGKFQVGVNYVQGDRTPDQQTVDRFGLTLSTQISDRVLINGQVGVPIGGVTESVIIGDLEIDFLLNEDGSLRAKIFNRESDIQFIGEEIGFTQGIGLSYSVDFNTFKELLRKIADTQIEKPSSPEAENKEAERPLVPDYINFPSVNQN, encoded by the coding sequence TTGTTTTTTATCATTCTGCTGATCGTATTTTCCATACCTGCTGTACAAACTTCAGTTGCCAAAAAACTTACGGATTCCTTACGTGAAAACAATGATGTAAACATTAGTATTGGCAGGGTGAAGCTCGGGTATTCCGGGAATATTCTGCTAAAGGATATTTATGTGGAAGACCATCATGAAGACACCCTTTTTACGGCGCGGGAAATAAAGACCTCCATTCTCAGTATCCGAAATCTTATTAATAATTCTCCCAATCTTGGAAATACCCGTATTGAAGGCCTTAATATGAAAATGCGGCGTTACGAGGGCGAAGACCGCGACAATCTGGGCGTGCTCATTCACAAGCTTAAAAAAGAACCTTCAGGCGAAGCTGCGCCCTTTAAATTAAATGCCAGGAATGTTCAAATTGTTGATAGCCGGTATAGCTATTATGATGAAAATCTTGATAAGGAAGATGTGCTGGTGATCGACAGCCTAAATATTTATGCGAATGAATTGCAGATCAATGATGAGAATATCGATATAGATATAGGAAAACTCAGCGGTTATGAGCATCGCGGACTGGAAATAGAAAATCTTTCCACGCAATTCCATTATGATCCGCAGAGTATGCGCCTGGTTGATATGCAATTAAAAACCCCGGGGTCTTTTGTAGATGCTGATTTGCATTTTAATTATAATTCAGGCGATTTTTCCGATTTTGAAAATCTCGTGCAGGTAAATGCCGATTTCAGAGAGAGTAAGATCTCCAGCAATGACCTGCAGGCATTTTATGATGGTTTTGGAGATGATGAAATGATCACTTTCAAAACTAAACTTTCGGGAACGCTGAATAATTTTCTGCTTGAAAACCTCGAAATGCACGGGATGGATCGCAGTAGTGTCGAGGGCGTATTGCGTGTGAAAGGCTCGTTTTCAAAAGATCCAAAAGACTTTTTATTAGATGGAGATTTCGCCGATCTCAACAGCAATTATTACGATCTCATCAATCTTTTACCGGGGCCTTTAAAGGGAAAATTACCTGAAACTTTAACCGATTTCGGAAATCTGAACCTAAAAGGTAAAACGGTGGTCAGCAATTCTTCTTTAGATGCCGACGTGGTCGTGACCACTCAATTAGGCTCGGCAGATGCTGATTTTATCCTCGAAAATTTCAATAGCGACACCAACGCCCACTATAAAGGAAAACTTATTTTCAAAGATTTCAATATTGGGCGGCTCCTCGATAAGGAAAAATTAGGAAAGACCTCTTTTAATATCGATTTTGACGGTAAAGGATTTGATCGCGAAAATTTAAATACTCAACTGCAGGGCCGAATTGCAAAGATTCGGTTCAATGGATATACCTATTCAGATATTCGCGTGATAGGAACTCTCAAAAATCCGGTTTTTAACGGCCATCTCGTTTCCAGAGACCCAAACCTGGAAATGGAATTCAATGGTTTAGCCGATCTTTCTCAGGATATCAATAATTACGATTTTGAAGCATCCGTACAATATGCTGATTTGAACGCATTAAATTTTGTAAGCCGCGACAGTACAGCTATTTTCAAGGGAGATGTGATCATGAATATGAAAGGGACCAGTATAGACGATGCTTACGGGTCAATTTATTTATTGAACACCTCTTATAAAAATGAAAACAACCTTTATTATTTTGAAGATCTCAGTATTTCTTCAAGTTTTGAAGGCCCGGTTAGAACGATCAAGATCAGTTCGCCTGATGTAATCAACGGGCAGATAACCGGTGTTTTTAAGCTTTCTGAAGTTCCGAACCTCTTTGAAAATTCGCTGGGCAGTATTTATACCAATTATCAGCCGAAGACAACTACGAGGAACCAGTATATGGAGTTTGATTTTGATATTTATAATCAGATTGTAGAGGTTTTTTTCCCCGAAATTCATCTGGCGCCAAATACTTTTCTTAAGGGACGGGTAGAATCGAATGAATCTGAATTCAAATTGACGTTCAAATCACCCAGGATCGATCTCTTTGGAAATATGGCCGAAAATATCAATTTACAGGTCGATAATACCAGTCCGATTTACAATACTTATTTTGAGGCCGACAGTGTGGCGACCGATCTTTATAATTTTTCTGAATTCAGTTTTATTAATGTAACTCAACGGGATACCCTATATATCCGTTCAGAATTCCGCGGTGGAAAGAAAAATAATGATGTTTTCAACCTTAACCTTTTCCATACAATTAATGAAAATGGAAAATCGGTTGTAGGCATTCAGAAATCTGATTTTAAATTTCAGGATAATGTCTGGTACGTAAACGAATCAAATAATAAGAATAACAAGATCGTTTTTGATAACCAGTTTCGCAATTTCACGATCCATTCACTCGTCATGAAACACGAAAATGAAGAAATAAGGCTTAGTGGTACCAAGCGGGATTCTACCTATAAAAATTTCAAAATGGAATTTGACAATGTGGATATCGCCAAGATCACCCCAGATATCGACAGTCTTGCATTTGCCGGAACGCTCAATGGTGATCTGGATATTCTTCAGGAAAATGGCGCCTACTATCCAAATACCCGAATGACCATTGATTCGCTGAATGTCAATGATATTTACCTCGGAAATTTAAAAATGAACGTGGAAGGAAATGAAAATCTTACCAATTACGCGGTAAATGCCGTCCTTCGGAATAAAGATGTGGAAGCTTTAAGCGCGCTAGGTGATATAAATGTAAGCGGAAAGGAACCGAGCATTGATCTTGAGGTGAACCTGAACAGGCTTAATCTGGCTGCCTTTAGTCCTCTTGGTAAAGATGTGCTATCCGATATTCGCGGATTTGCTTCCGGAAGGGCATTTGTCAACGGAAATTACAAGAATCCCAATTTTTCAGGTAGTCTCCAGCTAAATCAGGCGGGCCTGAAAATCCCCTATTTGAATGTAGATCTCAATTTTCAGCAAAATGCAGAGGTAGATCTTACCAAGCAGCAATTCGTTTTTGATGATATTACTCTTATCGATACCAAGTATAAAACGAAAGGAAAACTGAACGGAACTATTTCTCATAAGAATTTTTCAGAGTGGTTTCTGGATCTTAAGCTTTCAACAGACCGTCTTCTTGTTTTGGATACCGATAAAGATGAAGACGCACTCTATTACGGAACCGCCTTTATAGATGGGGAAGCCAGTATCAACGGGCCTACAGACCAGTTGGTGCTCGAGGTAAATGCGCAGACAGAACGAGGAACGGTTTTCAAAATTCCTTTAAATGATACCGAATCGGTAGGAGATAATTCTTTTATCCATTTTTTAACCGAAGAAGAAAAAGCCGCAAAACTGGCGGGAAAAGAGATCGTAATACCCGAGGTGAAGGGACTTGAAATGTTCTTTGATCTTGATATTACCAAAGATGCCGAGGTGGAGGTTGTGATAGACCAAACCAGCGGAAGCACCTTGCGAGGTCGTGGAGCGGGAAGTTTGCTGCTGGAAATCAATACCAACGGCAAATTCAATATGTGGGGAGATTTTATCGTGTATGAAGGAGTTTATAACTTCAAATACGCGGGACTTGTCCAGAAGGTTTTCAAGGTAGAGTCGGGAGGAAGTATCAACTGGGATGGCGACCCGCTGGAGGCGCAGCTCGATGTAAGCGCGGTATATTCGCTGAATGCGAATCCTGCAGTTCTGCTCGAAAATCCCTCGGTTAATAGGAAACTTCCTGTAGACGTGGTTATTAATCTTCAGGGCCAGATCGAGCAGCCCGATATTACTTTTGATATTGATTTTCCAAATGCCAGTTCTACCGTGAAGTCGGAACTTGAGTATAGAATAGATGACCGCGCCAGTAAAGAGCTGCAGGCGCTTTTCCTGTTGACTCAGGGAGTTTTTTATAGTGAATTCGGGTTGCGTGGTACCGCCATCTACGGAACCCTGGCTGAACGGGCTTCGAGCATAGTAAATGACATTTTTTCTGATGAAGACGGAAAGTTCCAGGTGGGAGTAAATTACGTTCAGGGCGATCGCACACCCGACCAACAAACCGTAGATAGATTTGGTCTGACACTTTCCACGCAGATATCAGACAGAGTTCTAATTAACGGACAGGTGGGCGTTCCTATTGGAGGGGTCACCGAATCGGTAATTATTGGTGATTTGGAGATCGATTTTCTTTTGAATGAAGACGGAAGCCTGCGCGCAAAGATCTTTAACCGGGAGAGCGATATCCAGTTTATTGGCGAAGAAATTGGATTTACCCAGGGGATAGGTCTGTCGTATTCTGTTGATTTTAATACTTTTAAAGAGCTTCTACGGAAAATTGCCGATACCCAGATCGAAAAGCCATCTTCCCCGGAAGCGGAAAATAAGGAAGCAGAAAGACCCCTGGTACCTGATTATATTAATTTCCCTTCGGTCAACCAAAATTGA
- the tsaD gene encoding tRNA (adenosine(37)-N6)-threonylcarbamoyltransferase complex transferase subunit TsaD, with product MTNQNIHILAIESSCDDTAAAVLCNGKILSNIVATQEVHKQYGGVVPELASRAHQQNIVPVIHQALAKANIDKKELSAIAFTRGPGLMGSLLVGTSFAKSLSMGLQIPLIEVNHMQAHILAHFIEEENFDKPEFPFLAMTISGGHTQIVKVNDYFNMEIIGQTTDDAVGEAFDKSAKIMGLPYPGGPLIDKYSKEGNPKAFPFPKPKVEGLDFSFSGFKTAVLYFIQRETKKDPDFVEKNLKDICASVQYTIIEILMDKLKKAVKQTGIKQVAIGGGVSANSGIRQAMKDAEKNLGWKSFIPKFEYTTDNAAMIGIAGYYKYLSGDFADYSVTAKSRYKF from the coding sequence ATGACCAACCAAAACATTCACATTCTGGCAATTGAATCGTCCTGCGATGATACGGCTGCAGCTGTACTTTGCAACGGAAAAATTCTGTCTAATATTGTAGCAACTCAGGAAGTTCACAAGCAATATGGTGGTGTTGTTCCTGAACTTGCCTCGCGAGCCCACCAGCAGAACATCGTTCCGGTGATCCACCAGGCTTTGGCGAAGGCAAATATCGATAAAAAAGAGCTTTCTGCAATTGCTTTTACAAGAGGCCCGGGACTGATGGGTTCGTTACTGGTAGGCACCTCTTTCGCGAAATCCCTTTCAATGGGCCTCCAAATCCCTCTTATTGAAGTAAATCATATGCAGGCGCATATCCTAGCTCATTTTATCGAAGAGGAAAATTTCGACAAACCAGAATTTCCGTTCCTGGCCATGACCATTAGCGGCGGACATACTCAAATTGTAAAGGTCAATGATTATTTCAACATGGAAATAATAGGCCAAACCACCGATGATGCGGTGGGTGAGGCTTTTGATAAAAGCGCTAAAATTATGGGACTTCCCTATCCCGGCGGTCCGTTGATCGATAAGTATTCAAAGGAAGGTAATCCAAAAGCTTTTCCATTTCCCAAACCAAAAGTAGAAGGACTGGATTTCAGTTTCAGCGGATTTAAAACCGCGGTACTTTATTTTATTCAACGAGAAACTAAAAAAGATCCTGATTTTGTTGAAAAAAACCTGAAGGATATTTGTGCTTCTGTTCAGTACACTATTATTGAGATTTTAATGGATAAACTGAAAAAAGCCGTAAAACAAACCGGGATAAAACAGGTAGCTATCGGCGGCGGAGTAAGCGCCAACAGCGGGATAAGGCAGGCGATGAAAGACGCCGAGAAGAATTTAGGCTGGAAAAGTTTTATTCCCAAATTTGAATATACTACAGATAATGCCGCTATGATCGGAATTGCCGGTTATTATAAATATCTTTCCGGGGATTTTGCCGACTATTCGGTTACTGCCAAATCGCGATATAAGTTTTAA
- a CDS encoding 16S rRNA (uracil(1498)-N(3))-methyltransferase has product MQLFFNPEITSKDSQVLFPRDESRHIVKVLRKNEGDLLNITNGRGDFFKAEIIQADIKQCVAKIISSEKEPPPPYHLHLMVAPTKMNDRYEWFLEKSTEIGVQEITPVICDHSERKVVKLNRFERVLQSAVKQSLHFRMPQLNEPLNFKEIISKYNTGNRYIAHCEETQKAYLQQKIKKGEDVVILIGPEGDFSSGEIELAIKNGWIPVSLGDSRLRTETAAIVACHTVALLNQEI; this is encoded by the coding sequence ATGCAGCTTTTCTTTAACCCTGAAATAACTTCTAAAGATTCCCAGGTCTTATTTCCCAGGGATGAAAGCAGGCATATTGTAAAAGTTTTGCGAAAGAATGAAGGCGATCTTCTTAATATCACCAACGGAAGAGGAGATTTCTTTAAAGCTGAGATCATACAAGCCGATATAAAACAATGTGTCGCTAAAATTATTTCTTCTGAAAAAGAACCGCCACCGCCTTATCACCTGCATTTGATGGTCGCTCCCACCAAGATGAACGACCGGTATGAATGGTTTCTTGAAAAGTCTACTGAAATAGGCGTTCAGGAAATTACCCCGGTCATTTGCGATCACAGCGAAAGAAAAGTGGTGAAACTTAATCGGTTTGAAAGGGTGTTGCAAAGTGCCGTAAAACAATCGCTTCATTTCAGGATGCCGCAGCTCAATGAACCCCTGAATTTTAAGGAAATTATAAGTAAATACAACACCGGAAACCGGTATATTGCCCACTGCGAAGAAACTCAAAAGGCCTATCTTCAGCAAAAGATCAAAAAAGGAGAAGATGTTGTTATTTTAATTGGTCCTGAAGGAGATTTTAGTTCCGGTGAGATTGAACTCGCAATAAAAAATGGATGGATCCCCGTAAGTCTGGGAGACAGCCGCCTTCGTACAGAGACCGCAGCAATAGTGGCCTGCCATACAGTAGCCCTTCTTAATCAGGAAATATAA
- a CDS encoding DUF4159 domain-containing protein — translation MKKLLFLVIFLCAMLPGKAQEIALLKYNGGGDWYANPTSLPNLIKFCNSHINTQIDPKPETVEPGSSDIFQYPLVHMTGHGNVIFDDNEVENLRTYLLSGGFLHIDDNYGMNKYIRKEIKKLFPDKELVELPANHPIFSSEFPFPNGLPKIHEHDGLPPQAFGIFENDRLVLLFTYESDLGDGWESEEVHHDPEDVRLKALKMGANIVKYVFEN, via the coding sequence ATGAAAAAATTACTTTTTCTGGTCATTTTTCTTTGTGCCATGCTACCGGGAAAGGCACAGGAAATCGCCTTGCTTAAATACAATGGCGGCGGCGACTGGTATGCCAATCCTACTTCCCTGCCCAACCTGATCAAATTCTGCAATTCTCATATAAATACACAAATAGATCCAAAACCGGAAACCGTTGAACCCGGTAGCTCAGATATTTTTCAATATCCATTAGTTCATATGACGGGCCACGGAAATGTGATTTTTGATGATAATGAAGTTGAAAATCTAAGAACTTATCTGTTAAGCGGCGGATTTCTTCATATTGATGATAACTACGGAATGAATAAGTACATCCGCAAAGAGATCAAAAAACTTTTTCCCGATAAGGAGCTCGTTGAGTTACCTGCGAATCATCCTATTTTTTCTTCTGAATTTCCTTTTCCAAATGGATTGCCAAAGATACATGAACATGACGGACTGCCACCACAGGCGTTTGGTATTTTTGAAAATGATCGCCTGGTGCTGCTTTTTACTTATGAAAGCGACCTGGGAGATGGCTGGGAAAGCGAAGAAGTGCATCACGACCCGGAAGATGTGAGGTTAAAAGCTTTAAAAATGGGTGCAAATATTGTCAAATATGTTTTTGAAAATTGA
- a CDS encoding TrmH family RNA methyltransferase, translated as MSSQLTHNETDFEKQKFPLILVADNIIGEANIGSLFRLSDAFGIEKIVFCETEPNMNSNRLKKTARNTYTSVNYEFRKSTVHYIQQKKEEGFTVISLEIASNSKDLRQFQYSASEKILLVAGNERNGISEEILKLSDKIFHIEMFGDNSSMNVAQSVGIAFYEITRAMSNFSKK; from the coding sequence TTGAGCTCACAGTTAACTCATAACGAAACCGACTTTGAAAAACAGAAATTTCCGCTAATTCTCGTAGCCGATAATATTATTGGTGAAGCCAATATTGGCAGCCTTTTCCGCCTATCCGATGCCTTCGGGATTGAAAAAATCGTTTTTTGTGAAACCGAACCCAATATGAACAGCAATCGTTTAAAAAAGACGGCACGAAATACTTATACTTCTGTTAATTATGAGTTCAGAAAATCAACTGTACATTATATTCAGCAGAAAAAAGAAGAAGGCTTTACGGTGATCTCACTCGAAATTGCTTCAAACAGTAAAGATTTGAGGCAATTTCAATATTCCGCTTCAGAAAAAATCCTGCTGGTTGCTGGGAATGAGAGAAATGGGATTAGCGAAGAAATACTTAAGTTGAGCGATAAAATTTTTCATATTGAGATGTTTGGAGATAACAGCAGCATGAATGTCGCGCAGAGTGTGGGAATTGCTTTCTATGAAATTACACGCGCTATGAGTAATTTCTCCAAGAAATAA
- a CDS encoding AI-2E family transporter, with amino-acid sequence MIGVVLLLLFLYEIQSVLVYIAVAAVIALIGRPAVIFLRQRLRLPNQIAVVIVLLLFLSVFVGLIFLFVPIIIEQSRNLGQIDIEAFKSDINDLNDQINNYLGVEEINVLQAFRRSEFVRNFDLSLIPKFLNNVFGILGAALIAIFSVLFISFFFLKDSKLMLHSILVFANHGEEDKFQRVFNKIKILLSRYFVGLTLQILVLFILYIILLSIFEINNPIAIAFICAILNLVPYLGPLAAGILMALFVISSFLGADFSTVILPRVVYVMLGYSICQLIDNFISQPMIFGASVRSHPLEIFLIILIAGLLFGVVGMVVAVPFYTALKVIAKESLSEYKIVKRLTRNL; translated from the coding sequence ATGATTGGTGTGGTGCTTCTTTTATTATTCCTATATGAAATCCAGTCGGTACTTGTTTACATCGCTGTTGCTGCCGTAATTGCATTAATTGGCAGACCTGCGGTTATATTTTTGAGACAGCGGCTCCGGCTACCCAATCAGATCGCTGTAGTGATCGTTCTTTTGCTGTTTCTGTCGGTATTTGTTGGTCTCATCTTCCTGTTCGTACCAATAATAATCGAGCAAAGTCGTAATCTTGGCCAAATAGATATTGAAGCATTTAAAAGTGATATTAATGATCTGAACGATCAAATAAATAATTACCTGGGTGTGGAAGAGATCAATGTTCTCCAGGCTTTTAGAAGAAGTGAATTCGTGCGAAATTTCGATTTGAGCCTGATACCAAAATTTTTAAACAATGTTTTCGGAATACTTGGAGCCGCGTTGATCGCTATATTTTCTGTGCTTTTTATCTCTTTTTTCTTTTTAAAAGATAGTAAACTGATGCTGCATAGCATCCTGGTTTTTGCCAATCACGGAGAGGAAGATAAATTTCAAAGAGTATTCAATAAAATCAAAATTTTACTTTCCAGGTACTTTGTAGGTCTGACCTTGCAAATCCTGGTCTTATTCATTCTTTATATCATCCTGCTTTCCATATTTGAGATCAACAATCCTATTGCCATCGCCTTTATTTGCGCAATTTTAAACCTTGTTCCCTATCTGGGGCCCCTGGCCGCCGGAATTTTAATGGCTTTATTCGTGATTTCAAGTTTTCTGGGAGCCGATTTCAGTACGGTAATCCTGCCGCGAGTTGTTTATGTAATGCTTGGTTACTCCATTTGCCAGCTTATCGATAATTTTATTTCACAACCAATGATCTTTGGAGCCAGTGTAAGATCTCATCCCCTTGAGATTTTTCTGATCATCCTTATTGCCGGGCTATTATTTGGTGTGGTAGGAATGGTCGTGGCCGTGCCTTTCTACACAGCTTTAAAAGTGATCGCCAAAGAATCGCTGAGTGAGTACAAGATCGTAAAAAGGTTAACCCGTAACCTTTAA